One Microplitis mediator isolate UGA2020A chromosome 3, iyMicMedi2.1, whole genome shotgun sequence DNA segment encodes these proteins:
- the LOC130665418 gene encoding uncharacterized protein LOC130665418 produces the protein MACFLAKNNLPFNIADDLKNLVQSVCPDSELAKHITFGRTKAHAIITNVTGKVSYEELVDRLRKEKFSLIVDESTDRSTTKHMALVVRTAMDFNVQDNFLSLIPVTDCTAVALHQACKDFSEKENIPYKENMIGYAFDGANNMFGRHHSLAALFAKDIPNLFLMKCICHSFHLCASNACRSLLRRVEDFARDGYSYSKNSPKRLGDYKEFQNHLNIKPNKLLHPSQTRWLSYFQL, from the exons atggcaTGTTTTTTAGCCAAAAATAACCTCCCATTCAACATCGCCG atGATCTAAAGAATCTTGTTCAGTCGGTTTGTCCAGATTCGGAACTAGCAAAACATATCACCTTTGGAAGAACAAAAGCACATGCAATAATAACTAATGTCACTGGAAAAGTTTCATATGAAGAATTAGTAGACCGATTGcgaaaagaaaaattctcATTAATAGTTGATGAGAGCACAGATCGATCGACTACTAAACACATGGCTCTTGTTGTAAGAACTGCAATGGATTTTAATGTTCAAGATAATTTCTTGAGTTTGATACCTGTAACAGATTGTACCGCCGTTGCATTGCATCAAGCCTGCAAGGATTTTTCCGAAAAAGAGAATATTCCCTATAAAGAGAATATGATAGGTTATGCGTTCGATGGAGCCAATAATATGTTTGGACGACATCATTCTTTAGCTGCCCTATTCGCAAAAGATAtaccaaatttatttttgatgaagTGTATTTGTCATTCCTTCCATCTATGTGCTTCTAATGCTTGTCGATCGTTGCTACGAAGGGTAGAAGATTTCGCGAGAGATGGTTACAGCTATTCGAAGAACAGCCCTAAGCGACTGGGCGACTATAaagaatttcaaaatcatttgAATATTAAGCCCAATAAGCTCCTACATCCATCACAGACAAGATGGCTTTCTTACTTCCAGTTGTAA